ACCACTCAATGATATGGACATACTTGATCTGATCATAAATTTAGTCACTTATAAACAATAATgagtaaccctaaaacatcaatcaCGAACATTTATTCAAAAGCATGACATACATAAATTGTGAAAAATATCAACACCCTATAATcgaaaaatatccaaacataatgAACTTTTTCTTAAACCAAAATCGAGCATGAAGCAAGTCTATAAATATAATTCAATAACGAAATTTCgttgaagaaaaattctttgatgCATCGCTCATTTAAATACGATACAAACTTAAAGATCATGATAAATAAGGGATATATAATGAATTAATTGAAAGGTGTTAAATAGTCAATTAATATGgagaaatttatcaaaaataaaacatcaatttcatATAGGATGTAATAAGTTTTGGACAACATAATAAatatattcatgaaaatatgaaaaattcgtaataggttactcaactcgataatgagttaatttatgtaaattttcttttatgcactTTTAAGAAATAAAGTAAAATCATGTGCCAATTATTTAATTACCATAATGTATGATCAGATATTGTACACTTCAACGTTATCTTAAACATGTGAAATCAAATTACCTGTGGGtaattgttgttctaatacattTAAGAAAACGATATTATAAGCACTTGACATGATAACGATTATGACTGGAAAAATTatttgacatcactgtggtgatagcaaaaataaaataaaaataaataaataaataaataactcaAAAATATAGCCATAATAACTACTAAACCTTGCCTTTACGGCTTGGCGTATACGTGCttacaataaaattattattattgctaagataaaacactctagtatcactgtggtgataactaaagaatTATGACCTAAGAATCTTAAACAGAATAATTTTTATATGTACaattgaaattatcatcaacGTTGGGAGAAAAGTGAAACATAATGAAACAAGACACCCTCAAGATTCAAATCAGTTCATATCCATAATGTATGATCATCAATCATATCAGTCAATGTTTTCTTAAATAAATGAACTCTAATTTCCTGTGGGTAAATTCTGTTCTAATATATTTAAGAAAAAACAATATTACAAGCATTAGAAAAACTGTGATCATGGCCAAAAGTGATTTGACATCACTGTGGCGATAGCCAATCAACTAAAATAATGCCATTATCACATGATGTCGATAACTTCAAAACCTACACTTTACGGTTTACAAATTCATTCTCATAATAACATCATGATTATACTGAGATACAATAccctagtatcactgtggtgataactatagagtcccataataattttaagtataatctcataaaattcaaaaaaaaaaaaaaatgtgagaGAAACTATACCATAATGCACAAACACACAAATCATGTCATAATGCACACACAAATTTGATGGTGTCAGAATATGTTTTTGATCATAAAAAGTTATAATGAAATTCGATAAAAAATCGTTTTAGTGTTTCGATGAAAAGTATTAGTTAGTTTACATTTCTTAATGTAAAAAACCATTTCATTTATTTTAACATTGTCATTAAAATTGGTTTTAATTGTAAATCGGTTCAATTCATAAATCTGTTCGGTGATGaacaaatttttaaaaaataGCTTAAGTTTGAACTATAATTGTTTATAACCTCTTAATTAGCAAAAATAGAATTATGCTGGCAAAACGGGCCATTTAATCTAAGGCCCAAGTTCTGTAATTTGAAAGACACAACGTAAAATAGTTTCATGACTCCATATTCTTAAACAAACAAAACATGCCCTTGCATTATGGCACATgcgctttttttttttgagacacaCAACTTGACCGGTATGGCCCAGGAAAAATAAAGACATTCCATAATATTTTACCCCCTCATCAAATTTTACAAACAtgcctaatatattatttctttaATACCCATTAATGCTAATATCTTTAATACCCATTAAAAAACGTAACTTCACATTTAAACATGGAAGGAATTAATAAGACATTGATAACCTGTCGGTCCAAATTCACCAAAGGTTTGACCGAGAAAAATTAATGCACCCGTATACAATTGTGCCACGTCATGTTCACCATATTCTCCTAAACAtttcaaagaaaatgaaaaacctAGCTAACTATTACAGCGACGATCTTCATTTTTCTGATTCTCATTAATTCACAGATTTTATATGTTACATATTAGTTTTTGAGTCGTCGTAAAAATTAAGCATACAAACGTGAGTTGGGTCATATCTAAAAGGTAACACGGTTATTGCATATTGTTATCAGATGATCATGAGTTCTAGCACAGGCTCTTGATGCCAACTATAAGTTTTAGGTTTATAGATATTTAATTAGGATcatgaacttcatgataatcacacaataaAATATGAATAGATTAGTCTAAGAGAAATACCTTACAACGCTAATTCGTAATACATCACCGATGATCTTTGTAGCAGCTGTAATATCTtgagaaactcttagtttctccttcttgaccttTTTTTTACGTAATGAAATAATAATACAATTCATGAACTCAATTTTGATGGTTATagagttccttttataggtagaaggaggaccaaggttcATAGGAATTAGAATTTTCAtttaatctcgaccgtccatcaaggaagagggaATATGAAAGGATCCCAAAATTGTAACCTACATGTTTAGCAATATTCATAATTAGCCAAGTTATTACATGACCCAAAATGATATTTCTATGTGTAGAAATATTCTTACAGGGATGAGATACTTACTCTTGTCATGTCGTCCATTTCAGGACTTTCTTCCTTTAGCTCTTTCATATACCCTTTCAACGTTTCCATCCTTGCATGCACCTCCTTAAACCTTTGCTTCATTCCTTAAAATCTACGATGATAATAATTTTTatctattcttttaaaaatcttAAAGCAGCGCTTCCACCAATCATTAGAATCATGATCCCTCATCTAATTTTCATTAGGGGCTCGATTATTATTGTTGAAGTATGCTTGATCATACTCTTGCCTTATGAGGGTAATATAAGCTCTCACGATTTCAACATCTTCATCGGTTGTGTATGGTATTGCCATTTTTGGTTGTTGAAAACGATGTTTGAGAATGAGAACTAGATATAGAAGATTAAAATTGAAAGTAATGTGTGAGAAAGTGATACGTGAGAAAGGGATAGTGGATTGGAGTTTGTATTGATTTGAATAGAAaattagagacttatttatagaGGAATTTTGGGAAAAATAATCGTTGGGATCCAACATTGGAGAAGATAGAACCGTTGTTAATGATGGATGATTAGAATTTAGTGGGAGAGGAGTGTAAACAAAGAATGCTAAACAAATACTTTTTTGTgcgaaaaggaaaaaaataaatataaattgaTATTACTTAGAAAAAAGGAACAACATTACTGGAAGAAAAACACGACCTTACTTAAATAACAAAACAATCAAACTAagatatttaaaataaaaatctagccTCAATAACTTAAAATAAtcaaacttttaattaaaaatgtGACTAATTTTGTTATTGCATCTCCATCTGCTTAGCCAAGATAGCTTGTTGTTTTAATCCAAAGTATATTTTTGCATTTGGAGCCAGCTTATCGAGATCCATTTGCATTATTTCCCTTTCACCTCTCTCCCGATTCTGTTTAATTTATTGTTGTGTTGTTGCTAGCAACCTTTCCATTATCTCGTTTTGTTGTTCCTGACGAGATGTGACTGTCAGTCGGGGTTCTTTTAGAGAATCAACAAGTTTACTACCCACGTCGCTCATTTGGGAATCTTGGGATGAGGTGTGGTGGGTGTGCCTGGTACATAACCCCTTTTAGTTGTTGCGTATTTTTTCGCAGCTCTTGACTTGCGTTTATCATTTTGTTATCCACCAAACGATGATCCAGGTGTTGTAGTTGGGGTCGTCCTTGGAGTATATCCTTGTGGAAAAGAGATAGCGTAAGGGATATCATAAGTATTTGGAAATTGATTTGCACATGGAGTTTCGAAAAATTGGCTTGAAGATGGATTCTGAGAAGATGGGTTTGAGTAGAAAACATATTTGAGATATTTTCAAGATAATTAGATGACAGCGGACACGCATCATCATCCATATCTTCATCTCCACCGGCATGTACATTTCCAAGATCTTTAAGCATCTCAAACTCAACATCGCGAGAAAAGACTTTTTTATGTGTTTCAAAGTAATCGCTTCTCGCCATTATAATCTACATCAATGTAAGCAAACCATAATAAGAGATACATAAAGTAAATTATTTACAAACAAGATATACAACAACTATAATGAACATATTTAGATGACATACCCGGTTATAAGAATCCAAGCCCGGATTACATGCGTTGACTCTTGCAATACAAAGAGAGATATTATCCACTTCCGATTTGATTACGCTAAATCTATTACAAACACTTTTTGTAGTACGCGTATATGGATTCCCACCACAGGCTTCtacaaattaaagaaaaaagagtTTCATAAAACTGATTCTTATCTTGAAACTATCCTCATGTAACCACAATATGTAGTGACGATGTGAACATCATGAGAGCTAGTAAATCTCACTCTAACTTTTCTTTTCCTAAATTTGGAGTTTGCGACATTGTGATGAGATGGAAAAAAAACTCTTAAAGAAGTTAAATTGAGAGATTTGATTGAAAAAATACAATGTACTCCCTCCATTCctcaaagagattttttttttttttttttttttttttttttaatttttgtatctaAAAAAGAGTACTTTAATTTGTAATAAGATGAATTTTTATAAATAGCCTTTTCCTaacttttctcttcttttttcctCTTTATAAAAAGGAATGACAATTGTGGTGATTAAATACTTTGTtgtggtttgttttgaaaataaattaaaaagacACTCTCATATGATAGCCTTAAAAATTGTAAAAATAGGAAAAGTAACTCTTTTCTAGGAACGGAGGAAGTGTATGAAAAGGATTTAGAGTGATTTTAACGTAgaattgatttgaattgatttgttaataaataatcaaaggtGACACCGATACTTGTAAAAAAATACTCAATCAACTAGTTAGTTGATGGGGTGATAGTGATACCATTCTAAACATGAAAATTGGCTCGGTGGGATCTAACCAGATCACTCAATCGCTCTTTGCAACTGCCATGATTCGGAATCGCCACAAATTGGTTTTTTCCTCTCCTCAATAATATCTAAACAAAATTCATGAATCAGAGGATTAGAGTTTGAATAGGTGGGTTTCATACAattaacaaatgaaagaaaaaatcAGAATAAGAAAACATTCATCAAATTATtgatttccaaaataaaattcatcaatCAATAGTTAATTTGAATTCTTTGGACTTAAGTTTCAGTAGATTATCAGGGAAAATCCCACAGTCTTTAACATCACTCTGACTTTCTTGAGTTAAAGAACTGAAAACTCATTCAAGTGCTACCACCATAAGCCATGAGACCAACTGCCCCCACATTCCCCTTCACATACTACAATTTTAATTTAGCCTTCAAATTTACTAACGATTAGAAAATATGTATTTCAGTTCACAATCCCTTGAATTCCACGAAAAATCGGACCTCAAAACATATTCATTGACCATAGCGTTGATTTTTGTACCATCGAGTCAGTACTTTAATAATCTTCTCGAAAACAAACAGAAAAAAtccaaacagaaaaaaaaatcaaacttaaaAATGGAGACTCGGACTTATTCTATCCCAATTTGTCTTAATTGGAAAATAAAGTTCTCATTAGTATTCCCGACCCCATGAGTCTGATGATTCATGTTTTCCTCCATTGACTGCACCTGTTAGTCTTCGAATATCAGATCTTATCTCTAAAAGAAACTTTATCAAACACATACATGGATTCATTGTAAATGGACACTACTGTAGGTAACGTCACTATGATGTTACCTACACAGAAAAATAAGACTACTCCATACCATTGAACATTCTGCACATTTGAGTAGTTATCAATTAGTCATGAATTCATTCAATAAGACTACTCAAATGATATCATTTCGCCTCCTTGTCATCAATCTTCATTTTTTGTTCTGTTTATTGATCAGCGTCACTGAATTTCCACTAACCTGTCATGGATGTCATGAACAGGATAGAAGTGCTCTCCTAGAATTCAAATTCTCTTTGAGTGATCCTGCAAATCGTTTGGCATCATGGCAAGATAGCTACCAACATCAAAATTGCTGTAATTGGTATGGAGTTGGATGTTCATATGACTCTTTTCGGATCATCTCCGTCGGTCTTCGAAACACAGTCTATGAAAATTACCGCAGAGAATATGATGGTTCATTCCAATATAATCCACGAAACACTTCACTAACATGTAACTTCCCTCCTTCCCTTGTTAGAATTCCTCATCTCGAGTATATTGATCTTGCCTACAACGATTTCCAGGGAACACAAATTCCGCTCCAGCTTTCTAATCTAACAAAACTTTCTCATCTTGATCTCTCCCATTCCAACATTGGTTCATCAATTTCAACACAGTTTAACAACCTTTCATCTCTACATTACCTTGATTTATCTTGGAATGATGGCTTACAACCATCTATAAAATGGGTGAGAGGGTTAGTTAATTTACAGGTGTTAAATTTGAGTGCTATTGATCTACATACATTTTCACAAGAAATTTTGGGTGAGCATATATCTCATCTTTCCAATCTCAGAGATCTTGATCTCTCAGAGTGCAATATATATAGCACAAATTTTCCCaattttcaaaatctttcttttctatcTTCTCTTAATATGAATTCTAATTATGCACTCAATTCCCGAATCCCAGTACAACTTGCGAATTTAACTTCACTTTCTAATCTCGACATGTCTGGTTGTGATTTACAAGGTTCTGTACCTTATCTTCCTCAGCTTAAAGTGCTTGATGTTAGTCGTAATCCTAGTCTTAATCCTGATCTAACTAGGATGTTTCAACGTCAGTGGCCTAAGCTTCAAAAACTTGTCATATCAGAAACAAATATAAGCGGATCCATTTCAAATGCACCGATGTTGGTTAGTCTTTATGCTGCTCGTTGTTCAATTCAAGGATCTTTGCCTTCTTGGATCTACAATCTAAAGCTCCTAACCAATCTCGACTTGTCTAGCAATAAATTCCAAGGTCCCATATCAAGTTCAATATCCAACCTAAAATTCTTAACCGTTCTGAGATTGTCTCGCAATAATTTCCAAGGTCCTAtaccaaaatcaatatccaatatAAAATTCCTAACCGTTCTGGACTTGTCTGGCAATAACTTTCAAGGATCCATAACAAGTTCAATCTGTGAGCTTATTTCTCTTTTAACACTTGATTTAGGAAGTAATAATATAACAGGAACCATACCGAGTTGCATATCGAATCTTCATAACCTTAGTGTTTTTGATGTCTCTAATAACTCAATTGAGGGAAGCGTTTCATTGAAATCTCTGATTAACGATCTAAATCTAACAACCGTAGATCTGAGCTCAAATAGGCTTACTGTAGATATTGATCCAAATTTAAGTTTGTACTCTAAATTCAAACTAGAGTATCTGTATTTGAAATCTTGCAATCTAAAAGGATCCTTCCCTACTTTCATCTGTAAATTGAGTCATCTTTATCGCTTGGACTTGTCTCATAATAACCTGACAGGAGTTATTCCTTCTTGtatctcaaaactcaaaaatctctttACATTTGATATATCAAATAATACACTCAGTGGTAAAATCTCAATAGAAATTGGAAAAAGACTATCTAATTGTGTCATCATCAATCTAGATGAGAATCAACTTTCGGGTTCAATTCCCTCTTCTATATGTTCAAAAAGTTCACGATATTCTCTTCAAATAGTTGACCTCTCAAACAACAGATTCTCAGGGGTTATACCAAATACCTTAGGGTATTGTAAGGATCTTCGATCACTAAACCTTGGGAGCAATAATCTCACAGGAAATGTTCCAAATGAGATTGAAAAGTTAGAATCATTGGGATATCTTCAACTGCAGGACAACTATCTCGATGGTACTCTTCTCAACTTCATCGGTAAACTCCCTTCGTTGGTAGTTCTTAACTTAGCGAATAACCAATTAGAAGGAAATATACCAACGACACTATTTGGTGCACAACACTCTCTCTTAAGTATCATTTCTTTAAGGTCAAACAAGTTCAATGGATCAATCCCTGATGAAATTAATAATTTGATACAACTGCAAATTTTGGATTTATCGCACAACAATTTCTCCGGCCATATTCCTAAGCAATTAGGAGGCTACTGGATGAATTTAACAGGCGCATCTCAATATCTTATGGATGTGTATGGCATTCAATTGCAGATGGTGATCAATGGGATCATGTTGCAATTTGAAAGAATATACACTTATACCTCGGGATTGGATCTGTCTTGGAACATGCTTGATGGTAACATTCCAACAGAGATAGGTCGGTTAAGCGGACTTGCAAGGCTCAATTTGTCCCACAATCATTTTTCGGGTAACATACCTACGAGTATTGGAGATATGTCTAAGTTAGCTTCCCTGGACTTAAGTTTCAATAGACTATCCGGGAAAATCCCACAATCGTTAACATCACTGGACTCTCTTGGGGTTTTTAACCTATCTTACAATGAGTTGAGTGGTGAAATTCCAAAAGGGATTCACTTTAGCACGTTGGGTGGTGATGGCTGGGCTTTTGTTGGGAATGCATTATTGTGTGGAGAACCCACAAAGAATGTTTGTGAAGTGGAAGAAGACGATAAAAAACACGATCAAGAAGATGATCAAGAAAATTACCAAGAAGATACAAatgagaaattgatattgtatAGTATTATTTCTTTGGGGTTTATATTGGGATTTTGGGGCCTATTCTTTGTGATGCTTATaaaaaaggagaaatagtggtttCCATATTGGAGATTTATCGATTCTACTGTAGTTGTGATCATAAGATGTATTCAAAGTGAATGATTATAATACCACCAGTTTGTATTTCATTGAAAGCTCAAACTATGATGAATTTTATTTGATTAAAAAATGTCCGGAACCATCTTACTTTATTCATGGATCAAATCTTTGCTCATATAATAGTCGAAAATGACAAGATGGTTTCCACACCTGGCTGACTTTATTCAAGGCGCTAAGCTAAGCCAATAGGTTGTGTAAAGCACAACGAATTCTCATTAAATATGGTTCTGGTTTACTCGTTGCAAGATTTAAAGTGCCAATTTTACTTTCAATCTGAAGATGATAGTGAAACAGAATATAGGTTTACATTCAATGTCAAATAATTTGTTTTTGAAACTTTAATTGAACTTTGAATTACCTTTTTTTACTGTGGGttatctgtttttttttattaaattcctATAGAGCCTAATTTTTGCAATCCTTAAAACATTTGAATTTATCTCCGGTTAGGTTTTGTATCCCCTTTACCAATCGTAGGATGCATATAAAGTAACCAGCCACAAACTTGGTATAGTTGGTTGTATCACAGAGTCTACCGGTTATGAAAATattattcttttttcttcctaTATTAACCAAATGAGGAAGGTGTCTTGTATTCCAGTCCCCTTCTTTAAAATGCTTCGATTTAGCTAATCATTCTATGTGCTTCTccattcttatttgcttgaggtTCATCTTCCATGTTCTGTTGCTGATTTCCTCATTGTCAAGCTTATCTGGATCTTCTTGCAAATTTTACTTTTCAAATTATGGGTAGATTAGCACTTGTCCAGCCTGTAGACAATTGGATCATTTTGTAAATTTGACGAAGTGTTCAAATTCTAACCAACTGTCAGGTCAATAAGATCATGATAGGACATAACTTCACTGAAAAGTCTCCTCCATAAACTTTAACCTCCATCCTGATAAATCAtcaacatttttcaaaaaatctaaaattttatAATCATTATAGGGACTATTTATATTTATGAGTGTCCATTCAACTACTCCATCATTTTTATTTGTAAATTTTTGACTTACCGtgtttggaaaaatgactttttcaTTGCATATTAAAGCATTATTATTCAATATGATCAGTACATGTCTACCTATTCAATAGGCATCATGCTCCATTTATAGTGCTCACCTACCCGATTTCTTACAAAACGGCttgttattttccatgtttttgttTCCGTTTGACCACAATATTTGACTTGTGGATCTAGAGCCATCCCCTCTTTCCATAGCCAGCCAGAGCACCGTCTCACGGAACAAGTTGCAGTGCCACTGTTACCGAtgagtagccaaagttgcagtgCTGACGCCAACACTCAATGgccaaaccaaatttatgcaaaaCCGCGAATGCAAGGATTACAGATTCTTCATGCTCCCAACAAAGTgatattaatacgccacctgtcaacaccagcgacgcagaaaatgtcccttcaggcgttacacctccgattaccagagccagagccgcttccgccacccccaacgtttcttcaagtgtgaaatctccaaccgtcaccagagccgctgctactccaccatcaggacgagagattgGAGGAGCCAGAAAAAGACGACCTCCTTCCGCTTTCAAACAATCATTTTATCAATACCTTTGAGGCCCCCTGTATTCCATGACCATACTTTAGTACGTATTGATAATGCTCGTATCCTTTTCGATGAGTGCTCTACTACTTACTGCAACTTCCCCTCTACCTGGTATGATCAGACGTTGTTCATGCTTGTCTACAATGCTTGTAAAATATGTTGAACCTCTATATTCTTTCAATTGTGGTGAGTACCCAAAGTAGTGCTCACTTCCATGAGAAATTCAACTGTGTTAGATATCGTGTCTATGTTGTTTGCATTTAATCCATGAGAATTATTCTTTGCAGCACTTATCTCGGGTTCACTATATTCTGCTAAATCCTTCGCAACAATGTTTTCGTCTCTAACAACTGACGGAGGATCGTATCCAATTACTACAAGTTTCCTTGTCTGAAAGTCACGGGCTTGTTGAAAAAGAACGCATAAcagttttccaccataagtaatttgtgccatcaaatcctggtggtatgtttatcgagattgcaatcttgtccatatagtcagattgcttcaaacacagactcatTAGGTCTTTCGCGTGTTCGAGATCGCCTGCTCTAATACCCATTAAAAACGTGTGTGTGTGGGGGTGGggaggtaccaaaatacaccaccaactttttggtAGGCAACCTGTATGTACTGAACTCAAGTACAATtacgagagttcaacttaatgaatctcaatcaaagaATTATATAAAAAGCTTATATATCTTTTCTCTCACAATTAGAATGTTTACAGAACCAAGTTCATGAACCTAATTAtgtgtgagagttcttggacgatctcaaaaatcaatatccaagaataaatcaagtcgtatccaacaaacagggatggatatatctacttcgattgatttacgtacaacatgtgatatttccattataaacataaacaatataataccaaaaaaagaaataacacaaacaccagaaattttattaacgaggaaaccacaaatgcagaaaaaccccaggacctagtccatatttgaacaccgaactatattaagccgctacagactctagcttacTATCAGAACTTCAAACTGAAATGTGGTTGCGACCGAATTAAACCGTCaaaacaattcagttacagtcgctctCCTTACACCTCTTCAATCCCAGCAGGATTTCGTgcaatttattcccttagctgacgtcctttacaacctaagagtttcttcaaatcaattgaagactttaaaccactatgcctcccatagataagcctatttatgatttccgttttgatcaaagatcaaggtgaggtaggaaatcgattgcaatagataaagtctagcaaacctcaaaattcggacttatgcttcccgaagagtatcctagattattattcacctcacaagtcgaaacttatggaatcacaaagtctgagacgaagatactttgttatttttatccatcttgtttgagtgagaatCTCAACAATGAAAACAAGATCGggatactcgaactatcaaggtaaTGATATTTGGACCTGAattcatgaatccctatgaagtctttgtagtcgctaaaccctagaagggtttgaaggagaggacgactctagtttacaactaggacacacaagaatagttttggattcaaagatcccagttgttagaggttctccttttatagactCTCAAGGTCAAGGTTTCTTTAGGTTTAcactaagatagctttggaaccaagcaatcaataatcaccattagatgaaaaacttgacttgcgATTTACATGACAGAATatatactctggttaggatgaaccataaccgaaccgtgtataatgaacGTGTACATATAGGTTAGCCGAAACTACCCAATTGaacaataagcttaaccattttcatataacactttaagacttttcttGAATCACATATATGATCGAAAATGTCTAGATAgtatttttagagagttgttcaaatatgattatctcatagaaataattctgatgcatctgaaaatgttTGGTAGGGTAAGACGTGTACTTGGTACGTGTACTGTACCTGTTTGTGAATTATTTCTGTCATGGTACGtgaccgggtatgtgtacctttaaaacaaaaatagattTTGGAACTTGCAGatattttccggtttgcatactgggtatggataccacaccggtttcaaaaccaacagttctcttatgtatgcatactaggtacgcctaccttccaggttcacgagttcacagactttttatggtatggataccgagtATGTGTACCAAAAAGTTATTTCCGAACTATAGCTATTCTGGTACGTGTATTGCTACATGTATTGCAGATATGGACTTgtaacagttctcccagtatgaGAACTGGTTTGCATATTGTTCTGTATCTAGATTTAATAGTAGTTCTATCTCTCTagtaatcaatttgaaacattcctgaataacatcaatgatacatatcactgttccgggccattttcaaatgattaatttCGAGAACAATGATTAATTGTTTTAAACCAAATTTATCAAGTATAAACAAATGTTTTTAAGCTTAGTCATGTTTGGAGAAcaaatattcaagataaacttgactcgaaatttctactATGCATATACTGTTTTATTTAATCATGCGACAATGTTTgaaagatagaaaggtgaaaaattgaaaaatatgtggtagtcttcacttacctttttatACTGAAGTTCTCCAAGCTCatgttgatcttctccttcaaacggtagagtgcagtgatatccgattctcaatcatacacttctatcctaatccgagactaacTAAatgtagacaagaaatcaagatatatttttgaaaactaaatttgacaaaaatcttgagatatcaacacttgtgagttcgaccaagcaatgctctaacatttataacaggaataacacaagtagtacgtaattaATAcagatagtttaagtccttaactaaatttgacaaaaatcttgagatatcaacacttgtgagttcgacca
This portion of the Papaver somniferum cultivar HN1 chromosome 11, ASM357369v1, whole genome shotgun sequence genome encodes:
- the LOC113324589 gene encoding LRR receptor-like serine/threonine-protein kinase ERECTA, giving the protein MNSNYALNSRIPVQLANLTSLSNLDMSGCDLQGSVPYLPQLKVLDVSRNPSLNPDLTRMFQRQWPKLQKLVISETNISGSISNAPMLVSLYAARCSIQGSLPSWIYNLKLLTNLDLSSNKFQGPISSSISNLKFLTVLRLSRNNFQGPIPKSISNIKFLTVLDLSGNNFQGSITSSICELISLLTLDLGSNNITGTIPSCISNLHNLSVFDVSNNSIEGSVSLKSLINDLNLTTVDLSSNRLTVDIDPNLSLYSKFKLEYLYLKSCNLKGSFPTFICKLSHLYRLDLSHNNLTGVIPSCISKLKNLFTFDISNNTLSGKISIEIGKRLSNCVIINLDENQLSGSIPSSICSKSSRYSLQIVDLSNNRFSGVIPNTLGYCKDLRSLNLGSNNLTGNVPNEIEKLESLGYLQLQDNYLDGTLLNFIGKLPSLVVLNLANNQLEGNIPTTLFGAQHSLLSIISLRSNKFNGSIPDEINNLIQLQILDLSHNNFSGHIPKQLGGYWMNLTGASQYLMDVYGIQLQMVINGIMLQFERIYTYTSGLDLSWNMLDGNIPTEIGRLSGLARLNLSHNHFSGNIPTSIGDMSKLASLDLSFNRLSGKIPQSLTSLDSLGVFNLSYNELSGEIPKGIHFSTLGGDGWAFVGNALLCGEPTKNVCEVEEDDKKHDQEDDQENYQEDTNEKLILYSIISLGFILGFWGLFFVMLIKKEK